The stretch of DNA CTGTTTCAGTACAGGCTCTCCAACCGGCTGCTTAGCATTGTGCTCTAAGCCAAGACCTCATTTTTAGATTGCTGCAGCATGGTGTGCCCTCACTTGAGCCTgcttgctgctgagcagtggctGCCTTTCGCTGCtgtgggctgctctgcctgcgGAGGGAACAGAATCTTGTGGTGTGCAGAGGCTGGCACTGTCCTGCAGATGATCCATCTCTGCTGGCAGCCCCTGACCCTGGCCAGAGGAATGGTGCTGGGGTTGTGCTGTGTGCAGGGGCAGGATTGTAACACATCATGATTACGTGCTGTACAGCTTTGATGTTCCCATAGCTTTTTGTGTCTTGTTTTGGGTCAGGGAACTTAGGCTTAGTACCTTCACATCATCCTTTGTTTGCTGCCTTTTCATTCCCGTGTCCTGGACACCTCAGAAGGGGACCATGTGAGACAGGGGGGAGTGTGCTCACCCTCTCACCACATGTACTGCTCAAAGGCAGACCTGTGTCTGCCACACTACAGCTGCCCCTTGCTCAGTACGTGGTTTTTAGCATTAGTGCTGCTCATTTCTGCCTACGCCTTTCCCCACGTCAGCCAAATGGACAGAACTGGAGCTGCCTCTTCCACTCCACCTGGCTTGCTCCTCCcgagggaaaaagcaaaactactGCATTCACACCCTGGACACAAGTATTAAGCTGCTTACAGTTCATATGTACATATGGTGTACTTTATTTTCAGTAGAGCATTACATAGTATGAAAGTGTTGGATTTTGTACAGATGTCCCTGTATGTACAGAACTAAATAAAACCAATCTCTTGGAATGACACATCTTGCTCCACCTCTTGTATTCCAACACACAGGCCCTATCCTGACAGGAGGGGCCCTAGCCTGGAGAGTGACATCTCTGGTACTGTCAGCATGGGGACAAGTCCAGTGTTTGTCCTGAGGGAATCTGGGCAAAGCCAGCCAAGCCCCATCGCCCCACATGCATGGAAACTAATCTACCTTCTCAGAGGTAGAGGAAGCCAACACCGGGTCATCACATTGACTTACGCACCAGCCAGAACcaagaaaaaggagggggaaggaaaatcAGACAATGTCAGTGGGACAAACGGGAAGGTTGATACTGGCAAGTCCTGTCAGCACCTGGCTCGGAGGCAGTGGGTGCTTCCAGGGtggagggagggctggggtTTGCAGCCCCTGTGCCGCAGCTTAGCCCTCAATTCCACTGAGGCCGGGGGCCGCCGAGGCTCTGCCGGGCCTGCAGCGTGCGCTGCACCACGTCCTTCCACTGCTCCTCCGAGATCTGGCTGGCCCAggcagggatgcccagggtgggcaGCTTCACGCTGGCCATCGTCCTCTTCACCAGCTCCACATGCTCTGGGAACAGAGAGGCCGTGAGACCGCGGCAGAGCCCCGGGAGGGTGCTGCCGGAGACGCGGTTACCTGCATCCatggggatggagctgtggctgctctgagcCGTGGCGCCTTCCGCTGCCTCCTCCTCATTCTCCTCCTCGCTGTCCACCGGCGGGGTCGGGCAGGTGCAGCCTCAGCATCTGCGGAGAAAGGCGGGCAGCGGGGGTCGGGGCCGCGGGCGCCCATAACCCCGGCCCGGCGGGAGGCGCTGGGCGGTacctgcagcctctcctgcagGCCGGGGCCCGCGTCGCCCAGGCCCTGCTCCGGTTCCTGGCTCAGCGGCTGATACAAGTACCCGCCgccttcctcctcttcctcctcctcctcctcctcatcgCCGCTCCACCCCGCCGCGCCGTCAGGGCCCTCCGGCGGCGCGGGCTCCCGGGGACATACGCGCTCGGGGCCCATGCTCCGCACCACCGCCATGCACCGGGCGCGGCGCCGAGGaggtgccgccgccgccgcccggaaccgccgcggccgccgcggggGCACTGTGGGTGTTGTAGTCCCGAAGCGGGACCCGGGCGCGGCTGGCGGTGCCGCCGGCGCGCGCCGCCGGTGCCATCGAGTGTCGCCATCGAGTGTCGCCATCTCGGTCTGGGCCGGTGCTGGAGCAgcgcgccggggccgggcccgaGCGGGGCGGGGAACTCAGGGAGCCGCCCCTGAGGAGGGGCCGGGGCCCGGCACCCGCGGAAGGGCCTGTCGGGGCCGCGCCGCTCCGGCGCGAGGGGCGCCCGCGGAGCCGGGCGGGGCCCGCGCCGCACTACAAGTCCCAGGGAGCGGCGGGAGCTCCTGTCGGAGCGGGGCTGTCGGAGCTCCTTGTACGGGTACAGGTACGGGGCTGGGGCCgcgggggaggggggagccGGCCGGGCCATGccggggctggggaagggtgaGGCCGGGAGGCACCGCCGAGCCCCTCCGTGAgggccgggggcgcggggccgccgccctGCCCGGGTGCCCTCGGCCGGGCCCGCGGGTGGGGGCGCGGGGCGGCACAGAGGGCTTGGGCGAGGAGGGGCGGCCAAcggtgctggagcgtgtccagagtTGGGcaaaggagctgctgaagggtTCAGAGTgtaagtcctatgaggagcagctgagagagctgggggtgttcagcgtggagaaaggaaagctcaggggagaccttatcgctctctacaactgcctggaAGGAGATTGTTGCCAGGTaggggtcagtctcttctcccaggtaacaacTGACAGACAGgtcaagaggaaatggcttcaagctgcaccagggaaggcttagattggatattaggaaaaaattcttcacgAAGAGGGtagtcaggcattggaacaggctcccagggaaaTGGTAGAAtcaccatgcctggaagtgttaaaaaaacctgtagATGTGGTGCTTTCAGGACACGGGTTGTTGGTGGGCCTGGCAGTGTTGGCTTAATGGCTGGACTCAGCGATATTGGTGGTCTTCTCCATCCTTAAAGGATTCTGTGACCCCACGCATCCCTATCCTCCCCTGACAGGTCTGTGTCAGGGAGGCTGCCCTCTTGATCCTTGCCCTGCCATGACCTCTGCTGCAccttctctctccatccttGTGGGCTCGTGTGGTTTCAGACCATTTATTGTCCCACCCAGTCGTGGCCAGTGTGGGGCTGCATGCCTGGTCCTCCCCAGCCCCATGTGCCAGGCAGAGGGAAGGCTGGCACCTGTGAGCCTGCCCTGTGTGTGGCCAAGCCCAGCAGATCACTCTGCCTGGGGATCAGTGTCAGTGCaacagagaggcagaggaaaaaactgaTGTAAAGCAAGAAATGCCCCACTGGCTGTCAGCTCGGCTTTCCTGAGCCTGCTTCCTCCCAGGGACTGCCCTTGGCGTGGCAGAAACAGCTTCACAGGCTGAGACAAATTCCTGGTGGGGAAGAGGGGGTCAAGCAGTATCTCTGAAGCTTGGGCACGCTCCGTAGAGAAGGTGGGGTTTGGGAGGCAAGGTGAAGAATAGAACCCAGCTCAGGAGGTGCAGAATGTCAGCTAGGCTTTAGGCAAAAGTAAGCCAGCAGTGGGCAAAATATCTGGTGGAAAATAAGGAGATGGCGAGGCTGGCTGCGGGGGGGGGCAGTGGGATAAATTTGTGCCTGAGTGGCGTGGTCTGTGATTCCCATGGCTAACAGGAGCTTCCAGAGCAGGCTCGGTTCACGAGCTCAAGGGCTGTTCTAGCACCGTCTAGTTTACCGGGGCTGGAATTGCATTGTGAGTGTCGGAGCTGTTGAATGTGCAAGCTTGCAGTTTCACACTGCCTTAGCACAAATACTCCAAGCATTAGATAAATGTCAAGCACAAGTGAAGAAAGCGGGTTGTTCTCATGTTATCTCTAACAGTATGTTGGATGTGCTTGAAATAGAACTGTCTGTATGGACTGCTGTGAACTGGCTGGGCTATTTTAAGAGTTACTAAACCTTGTGGCTGGTGTCTTTTGGGAGACGGGACGGAGGCAGCCACACGGTAGGGTTTGCTCTCTGGAGCAGCTTTGCAGGGTAGGCTGCTCTTCTTGGGCGCTGCTGTAATTCTGGGGGTGACAGAACGAGTCCTTGAAAATCCAGGCCACTTGCTGCTGGGTTTCTCCACCTTGCTTTGGGAATTGGATGCAGCAGGGCTAATCTGAGCAGCTTTTGGAAATGGCTCTAGGTTTCCTTTTGTGTCCATAAAGGAGGGAGAGAGCCCAGGGAACTCCCTTTGAGTAAAGAAGTGGATCCAAGGTGTTGCCAGcatgatttttgcttttatatttccttCAGATATATTTGTAGCTTGGCAGCTTATTATTGTATTTGTAGCCTAGCTCCAGTACTTTTCCTTATTCTACCCAATAGGCTGAAAGACAGAATACATTCCAAAAGGTTCCAGGCTGGGGGTCCAAGGCTCCTATCCTATCTTGCTTCTTCATGGCAACCAAGGTTGAGACCAGCTCTTTGagacatatttttataaatgaagTTTAGTTCCCATCTGAGGGGGGAAGATTTAGAAGGGGCTTAAACTGGGGGGGAATTACTTCACCACTTATGTCTCTAACTGGTGATTTTGGTCAGTTATGCTACTTTGCTAAACTTATAAAACTATTCACCCCATTGGGGAGTGGGCATTTTGTGGACATTTTCCTTATCTGCCTCTGGAAGCCTCCAATAAAGACCAGCCTTTATATTACCTCCTATACTAATATTATCTCAAAagtgtgttgttttgtttttaggtTCTTTAAGGCATCAAAGGATATATGGGTTTGTTTTAAGATTATTGCCTGGATACTGTACTTGGAGATGCTCAGTAGCTTTCTATCTTGAACGAAGTATTTTCATAACTAATTGTAGGATTGAAAATAGTAAATATAAAGCCAATAGAACAAACAGGTGAAAAATCTGACTAAAACCTAGCATTACTGGCTTGgggttttattgctgttttgggggtttttttctatctaTGCCACTGTGCTCAAGTCACCACAACAGTTCTGGAAGATATGCTAGTGAGAGATTATTGAGTGATATTTTTGTTGATCTCAGATGTCTATATGCTGTATTGTTAGGCTCTTGTTAAGTGTAAGCTGGAGCAGTGGGGATGAAAGTTGTTTCAGGCATTAAGTGCATCTTCAGGCAACAGCACAAGCAGAGATACAGAAGTGCTGTCTATAGGTGCTGTATTCGAAGAATGCAGAGCTGAATTTAATCTGATTGTTCCCTGGCTTAGCAGTGAAATGCTCCAGGTGCTTTGTGGCAGAGGAACGACTCACTGCTGTGCTCACTTAATCTCCAGCATCAGCAGCATCAGGTACTTCAAGAGTAAGTGAAGCATATCctgatttttagaaatgttcTTATTCCTGGCATTCCTGGTTAATGACAGGACATACCAGGGTTTCAAAATTTCTCTTCATCCTCTGTGCTTTACTATATCTCTTGGTAGATCATGGCAGACAGGGAAGTAGGGAGTTGTGAAGATTGCATGGTTGGAAGTAAGAGTTCTGTTAGTTTTTGGAGAGAGAAGCGAGGAGCTAACATGAGTCAGTGGAAGCAAGCAGTGGCTTGAACAGGagctgtgattccatgattctgtgtgTCACATCCTGCAGTGCTCTCCTAGTTCTCTAATACAATTTGCCTCTGTCTTAccaatatttttgtgttttatagcCTACATCACTGTTGCGGGTGTCCTAAATGAGAAACCACAGAATGTATTTTGCATAATCTAATATTGTACAGTTGGGGGAAATTGTTAGTAAATTGTTTCTTATCAGTTTTGCcgtttttctctctctccttcgCTGTGTCCTGTGTGATCTTTAAAGAAATCTAAGGCATAGCTTAATGTCAAGTGCACTTCTCCTACTAAGAAATCCTCATAGGAATGAGGTTGAAAAGTAGTTTATTTATGTCCTCATTTATACAACATAAATTGTCATTGGAAATCAAACTTGAAATGGGACTTAACAGTGTCCATAGGTGTAGAACAGAAAATAGGATTTTCTCAAAATATGTGTCTAACTCATATTTGCAGATAGTGCACAGAGGGAgcttggaggaggaaaaagcttTGGGACAGAAGACTGGTCTAAAGAAACGATTGTAAAtaaggcaggagaggagaatCTGGAGCTGGGCACAGAAAGCATGGGGAGGAGTAGGGGAGGCATCCTGGGGAgacagggctgtgcagggaggagaggagaccAGGCCTGTGTGTGGCTGAGAAGGGGCAAAACAAATGCTTGGTGATGGCAGGAAGATGTGGTAGTTTCAGGGTAGGCTTGTGGCAGAAGAGGAAGATGGGAGTTTGCATGGGTGCTTTCATTACAGTGTAGAGAAGAGCACTTGGGTTTGGGAAAACCCTGACAGCTTATTAAATCCTGTGTTTTCccatggcttttaaaatatgaccCTATAAAGATTACTTCACACTTCGGGTCATTCTCTCTTCATGCAGTGTTCAGAtgagtgtttgcttttcttggctctgaggaggggcagcaggaagctgtgctggcagagctctgtgtttgcTCTAAAGGGGTATCCCCGGACAGAGCCAAGGCGAAGCACAGCCTACTTCCATCCCATTGCCCTCGCCACCACTCCACACCTGCCAGTCACCTGGGAAGCACTCATTTGGGGAAAAACTTTCCCAGTAATTGTAGGAAACAACATTTCAACATTGTTGCTTCAACCTCTACATCCTTCTTGCAGTGCCAGGAGttggccctggagctgctggttctcAGTGGACCAGGTTAATCTCTTGGGATGAGCTGCCTTCTGACCGGAATGGCGGAACTGCTGGGGAAGGTTAGCCAGCTCCTGCGGCGGTGACAGGACCAGCGTCCTTGCACCTGGCTCAAGTGAGCTGCCAAGGGTGAGGAAGAGTTTTCCAAGTCTTTTCAACAAGAAAGGCCGGGGCCTTGGTACAATGCCTGTCTGCCATGCCAAGCAGCTGTGCTCTTCTACCTCAGGAGGAACCAAGCAGAGAACTTGGAAATAAGATTCATCCTCTTGGTCTTCCTGGATTGGGCTCAGTCTGAAGGGTGTTAAAAATATTGATGCTGGTGATAAAGACCAGTTAAGCTCCTTGAGGAGTCTTTTACAGAATCACTTAAGCGAGAAGAGATTATGAGGAAAACATTGGTTAGATTTTTCAGGAATAACTTGTGACTGAGGCAGGAAACAGATTTAGATATGCGAAGTCTTCAAAATAGCTTGGAAGGTGGCTTTGGTGGGTTCCATGGAAACTCATCTGTTCTGTAGCTTTGCAGAGGACTTACACAAGAGTGCTGcctggcttaaaaaaaaatagtttcttaagaaaaaaccctcaaacctGCTAGATTTGAAATTGAAGCATGGCCTGTAAAAGATGGGGGGTGTTCCTGGGCCCTTCTGGAGCACCCCTGCTGGAGCAAATCTTGCTGTGACTTTCTGGGTTGCTGACTGCTGTTTGGGTTAGGGTGGTTGCTGCAGGAACAAGCAGATTTGCAGGAGGAACTCCTGTTATAATAAGGCTGCAGGATGGTCTCTGTTTGGGTTTTGCACGTGTCCTGTCGCTGTAACTTTCACATACAGAGCATGAAAACAactcaaaaaagaaataactttaaaaagacGCTATTCAAATTTTAATGACATTTGGGAGTTCTGGAATGAGATGACTGGTTACTGAATGGTTTTGAACTGTCTATGGAGGCAGTGGATGAAGCTGGAAGCCTAAGCTCTGCTTCATGCCAGGAGCTCCCTGTTGGTGACATCTCTTACTCTTCGTGCAGGAGGGGATAAAATAGGAGTGTGTGGGTGGACTGGGCACTGGGGTGGTCAGGCTGCTGATGGGCCTGGTTGTGAGTGGTGATTCCACTTGACTGAAGGGCTGGGGGTGGCCaactggagcagagcagcatgGCACTGCCCCTCTTGCTGCCCTCCAGCTACTTCAGAAACCTGAAACAGGAGGGAAGTCCTCCTTGCCAAAACTCAGTACttcctaaaaagaaaagggaCAGAGTGTAGGAATTTTATGTGTAGGAATTTAGTCCTTGTTCAAAGGCATCCCCGAATTTCTTTGGATTCTGCAAATGCTAAAACTGATTGTGGGGTGGGAGCATGCTGACTGAATCTTTCAGTAACCTAGaaccaagaaataaaagaagacaaatttaTTTACGCTGTCTGAAATGCTGACATCTCTTCTAAAGGCTGTTTTTCAGCTGGGAGCAAACTGTTAAAAATCAAACTGATCTGCTGTTTCAGAAGCATCCAGGCAGGACTGTGCTCTAGATGCTTAGATCCAAAGGAGAATCTCTGCAAGAATGAGCTGTGGTGACTTTTCTAAGATATGATCTAAGCCATCTGTTTGAGGAAAGAAGAATATCAGTTGCTTAACAAGCTATGATGCTACAGAATTTTCATAGTTATGCTTGGATTTGCTGTGGGAGGAAAAGACCTTTTCTTAGCATTAGCAAAGAGCTTTCTACCTAGATTAGGGGGTTTCTGCTCTCTTATGGCTAATTAAATTGAACCCTAGTGCTCAAATCAGTGAGTCCAAATGCTAATGTTGTTACCCACCCCCATAATGGCAAGTAGGTTACTTTATGTAGGGGTGGTtctttggaggttttttgttgggtattttgttttaatattttgctctgctgtttctcagaaCTGATCCAAAGAGCACGCTCTTCCCTCTGGGTCTGTTCTTTTCACCTTCACCGCTGGCTCTCGCTGTGTGTTTTCATTCATGCACACAAATGGTTGTGACATGTACACGATACGTTCGTGCCTTTGTGGCCAGGGCACGGCCGGGTGCTCGCCCTCGGCTGCCTTCGCCTAAGGCCTttggctggggctgcctgtgcagctgccCTGAGGGGTTTTGTATTCAAGGGCATCTCTGCTCGCTCCTCTGGGCCCTGCCCTGTGTCCCCTTCCCAAGAGGAATGTTTCCAATTGGGAGGCAGCTGAATGAGGATACAGCAAGGTAACCTTTGTAGCTGGCATTCAAGGAAGGTAGGAAGACCTGCAAGATGGATCATGTTTTTTTGGCATTGTGTCTGTGTTGCAGAGCCAGGTGACATTGCGGTGGCCTCGGAAGCAtgtggctgtggcactgggggCCCTGAAGACCACCTGGCTTGCAGGGAGGAATGCTACGGTGGGCAGTGCACTTGGAAGGTGGGCCACGGAGGGTGAACCACGCGGCCGTGGCTGTCGGGCACAAGGTCTATTCCTTTGGGGGGTACTGCTCTGGAGAGGACTATGAGACCCTGCGGCAGATCGACGTCCACGTTTTCAACGCAGGTAAACATGTCCTTGTGGGGCACAAAGCACTTGGCTTGCTGGGCTCAGTTACTGCTTTTcttgcctgctgctgcctgacatGTGATACCCTGTAACGTGCTGTCCGACTCttaatttccagaaaaagtTATCAGAGTAGATGGGAGCCTCTTTCTTTGTGCAGCCTTGCATTTTCAGCTTCAGGGGCAGGACACAGAGTGGCTGTAGTTCATCAGACTGCTAGGGTAAGGACTCACTGAAGTAGGCACATAGCCAATGACTTGGTTTGTCCTTGTTCTCTGGGAACGCTAACTCAACCAGGTGCAAAGAGGTGATATCGAGCTGGCTCAGGTCCCCCCTTCAGTTTGCAGCATGTCCATGCTCACTGCCCATAGCATGGAAGGAGTAGGCTGGGAGCCAGTGCACTCAGTTGACTCCAGGTGTAGACATCTGAGCTGTTTCCCTATGGGGGCATCTGACAACTGTTGCAGCATGGAGTCAGTAGGGGCATGTGGCTAGGAGGGACGCCTTCCCATTTTGGTAACAACTGTCATGAAGATTCACAACATAGCTTAGAAAAGCATCTGCAACTGGAGCCATTTGTGTAGGGTAGCCAGTACCTGTCATGAGACTGAGTTGGAGCCATGGTTGTGCTGGCAGAGGCTGTATTTCTTGATTGAGTGCTCTTTGAACTAAAGAGGTTACTGAGCTGGTCCATGAAGTATTTCCCTGTAATTAGGCAGGTGGTTGAAAAACTGCACAGATGCTTGGGTGGGTCCAGTGAAAAAGAGCCAGCAATAGAGAACCAATGACCAGTTTTGGAGACCAGGCAGCGTGCTGAATGCTCTGCTAACACCCACAGGTAGATGAACCTGGTTTGTCTGTAAGATGCAGTGAATTCACTCCTTTAAGGTTGATATGCAGCAGGGATAAAAGCATTGGTTACAGAGGGCTGCCTAGGTGACGTGCTCCCAGTGTGGAGGAGGTTGTAGCTCAGGGTCCTGTGAACACTGACATTCACCTCTGTCCAGAGGGACTGGACCTTCACACTCAACACAGCTGAATGTTGTAGAACGTGCCAAGTAGAGCACCACTCTTCTGGGGAAGCATAATGACTGTGCCCAAAGGAATGCTCTTGTGTTGTCTTTCGTTCTTGCCACTCCCAAATATTAAAGTGTCAGAATGCTGCAGCCACC from Corvus cornix cornix isolate S_Up_H32 chromosome 3, ASM73873v5, whole genome shotgun sequence encodes:
- the MEA1 gene encoding LOW QUALITY PROTEIN: male-enhanced antigen 1 (The sequence of the model RefSeq protein was modified relative to this genomic sequence to represent the inferred CDS: deleted 1 base in 1 codon); amino-acid sequence: MATLDGDTRWHRRRAPAAPPAAPGSRFGTTTPTVPPRRPRRFRAAAAAPPRRRARCMAVVRSMGPERVCPREPAPPEGPDGAAGWSGDEEEEEEEEEEGGGYLYQPLSQEPEQGLGDAGPGLQERLQMLRLHLPDPPVDSEEENEEEAAEGATAQSSHSSIPMDAEHVELVKRTMASVKLPTLGIPAWASQISEEQWKDVVQRTLQARQSLGGPRPQWN